The window CTGTTTGGTGTGCTGGCCTACTTCAATCGTTTGTCACGCGATGACTATGCCTTGCTGCACAGTGCACATTCTGCTGGTATTTTTAAAGGAACATACAGTTTCTACATGGGATGGAATGCGCGTTGGCCCGCCATCCTGCATAGTCATTTCTGGTTGGGTTTTCAGCATCCTGCAGCTCTGTTTATATGGGGTTGCCTCACCTTAACAGCGACTATCTGGGCGACATACCGCTGCCTTAAACTACTCGTGCCTTCCGTAAAAACCACCCTGTTATTCGCTGTATTATTTGTAAACGGATGGTTTCTGGGTACCAGTGGCATCGGCGAAAGCTGGTTGTGGATCTGTGCTGCTGCGGCCTATCAATGGAGCACAATCTCCTGGCTGGTCCTGCTGTCTTGTGCATTCCATAAAACCACGACTGTAAACAGCGTACTCATGATCATGGCTGCGATTTATGCCGGGGCATCCAATGAGGTAACCGGTGCACTGGCCATTGTTTCATTTGCTATGGTTCTCCGGAAGAAAAATTCACCGGTACTTATCCTCGCCATGATCGTGCTCTGTGTTGCATACGTAAGTCTTCTGGCCGGTCCCGGCAATGCGGTGCGGGCATACCACTTGCCTGAATTTTCCCTGACACGTGGTTGCATGATGTGGCTGAAGAATATCGGGCGTTACCTCCTGCTCATCTGGCCGTCCAGACTTCCCATGTTGCTGCTGTTCTCCATTCCATGGCTGATCGTTTCACCATACCTGCCAAGGGTCAGCTCCCGCCTGATGGCCAGGATCATTTTGGGCTGGCTTATCCTGGTGATGGTTCACCTGTTCCCCATATCCATACTAACCCAGGATGTTGCCCCGGACAGGGTTTTATCTCCCCTGGCACTATACAGTCAGGTCGTTTGTATTGCGGGTGTACTATGGTTGAGTAGGAGGTGGCAGCCTAACAGGAAGGTTTCGGTCCATCCGGTATTCGCGGCCATTCTCGCCCTGAATCTCGTTTTTTTGCTCATACAATGGCCCATAGTCACACGTTATGCAGCACGCGTGGATCAGCGAATCGATTACCTGAAAACCCTCAGAGATGACCGTGTTCCTGTCCAGGGAGGCGTTGTGGATGTCACCCCCCTTCCACCCTCAGGATGGCTGCTTTCTTCGGAGATCTCAGAAAACGAAGAATATTTTACCAATCAACATTTATCGCTGGGACTGGGTCTGCATTTTAAAGTCAGGAAGAAGGGTACGACAGGGAGGTGATTGGGTCTTGGGGGATTCCCAAAATTGTTTTACTTTCGCAGACCCGAATAATGCCCGGGTGGCGGAATTGGTAGACCTGCCTCTGCTAAAGCTACGGCAGGCAGGCGCGCTTGGCTGCCATTGCAATTACTGGGTTTAAGTTTTTGATTTGTTCTTTTCACATATCCGATATGCTTTTGTCGGACATACTTGCCCGGGTGGCGGAATTGGTAGACGCGCTAGCTTCAGGAGCTAGTGGTAGCAATGCCGTGCTGGTTCGATTCCAGTCCCGGGCACAGAAAAAACCCCTTACGTTTGTGAGGGGTTTTTTTATTTCAGACTGGCAGATGTCAGATTTCAGACTATCAGAGTTTAGACTATCAGAGACTCTGACTGTCTTATGTCTTACATCTCATGTCTGATATCTCAAGTCTGATATCTCAAGTCTTATATCTCACATCATCCAACATCCTTCAATTTCGCTTCACCACCACACGGTGTGATGTCATGAGGCCATCGGAAGTTGCCACGGCGATCAGATAGATGCCTTGCGGATGATCCTGTGCATTCCATGTACCAGTTGATGAAGCTGACAACTCCTCCACCACATTCCCCAACATATCATACACGGCCACCATTTGAACGTCCATGGTCTCGGGGATTGATAATTTAAATTCTACGCCCAGGGAAGGCGTGACGGCCCATTGGTGCCTATCAATTTCATTCAGGCCTGATGAGGCCACTTCCCGTATCACAACGGCATTGGGCGTAAGCAATCCACCTGATCCCCCGCTTATCCTTTCACCCACATAAGCTCCTCCGGCATCAAATTCTTTGACAGACTTCGAAGCACCATTGCCGATAAGGATATGCCCATCCGGCAGGAAGGCCATACCTTCTGCCTTGCTCAGCCCAGTTATAAAATCACCAAGGTATGTGCCAGAATGATCGAATCTTTTTACGGCTGTTCCGTTGTAGTC is drawn from Flavobacteriales bacterium and contains these coding sequences:
- a CDS encoding T9SS type A sorting domain-containing protein, producing the protein WNGTGKVKRYQLDGTFVDDFTAVGVSQSIGLDWDQSGNLYVSSYGGKLVRKFDTAGQDSGVFISANLLGPTNIWFDVNGDLLVTDYNGTAVKRFDHSGTYLGDFITGLSKAEGMAFLPDGHILIGNGASKSVKEFDAGGAYVGERISGGSGGLLTPNAVVIREVASSGLNEIDRHQWAVTPSLGVEFKLSIPETMDVQMVAVYDMLGNVVEELSASSTGTWNAQDHPQGIYLIAVATSDGLMTSHRVVVKRN